A DNA window from Bdellovibrio sp. BCCA contains the following coding sequences:
- a CDS encoding DUF4423 domain-containing protein, translating to MEMTVKNLLIQELAKRQMRNSAYSIRAFARDLDVGVTSLSDVLAGKRSLSKSNVQKVMEKLLISPLVKEQIWANYKETAARTEVDDRTMLDEDTFRLIADWHYIAILNLAKLKTNSAKPEWIAERLNIKKEEAEVALERLFRLELIKKVRGRMERTVKPLTTSNEIPSAAIRKHHNQNLHLAEQSLHRDPVNTREFGSVTMAVNPEKLPQAKEILLKTRKKIASLLEEGEVSEVYTLSFQLFPLTKLQKESED from the coding sequence ATGGAAATGACTGTAAAAAATTTATTAATCCAAGAATTAGCAAAAAGACAGATGCGCAATTCCGCTTATTCCATCCGTGCGTTTGCCCGCGATTTAGATGTCGGCGTGACAAGTCTTTCAGATGTGCTTGCTGGAAAAAGATCTCTCTCTAAATCCAATGTGCAAAAAGTGATGGAGAAACTTTTGATTTCTCCTCTAGTAAAAGAGCAGATCTGGGCAAACTATAAAGAAACGGCGGCGCGCACGGAAGTCGACGACCGCACCATGCTTGATGAAGACACGTTTCGTCTGATCGCAGACTGGCATTATATTGCGATCCTCAATTTAGCAAAGTTGAAAACAAACTCTGCGAAGCCTGAATGGATTGCGGAACGACTTAATATAAAGAAAGAAGAAGCTGAAGTGGCGTTAGAGCGTCTATTTAGATTGGAGCTCATTAAAAAAGTGCGCGGGCGTATGGAGCGCACAGTAAAACCATTAACAACTTCTAATGAAATTCCGTCTGCGGCTATTAGAAAGCATCACAATCAGAATTTGCATTTAGCAGAGCAATCATTACACCGAGATCCCGTCAATACGCGGGAATTCGGCTCTGTGACCATGGCCGTGAACCCGGAAAAATTGCCACAGGCCAAGGAAATCCTACTAAAGACTCGTAAAAAAATAGCTAGTTTGCTAGAAGAAGGCGAAGTTTCTGAAGTCTATACGCTCTCTTTTCAACTGTTTCCTCTTACTAAACTTCAGAAAGAATCGGAGGACTAA
- a CDS encoding L,D-transpeptidase family protein yields MKTLFFLLSFVVASTALAETHYCDDIKRVDTLPHLNTDQFSRFIKDKKKVDRILVSKDRKDLYLIQDDVVLKAYKVAFGLQPNGHKQFEGDQKTPEGIYYIDSKNPQSAYYLSLHVSYPNKADTEYARSKGKSPGGNIMVHGFPNPDRPDFLRFVQGFHPYNWTAGCMAVTNEEIREIYSVVDVGTAIEICKSSVQHQPQAPEEKKVPGTL; encoded by the coding sequence ATGAAAACATTATTCTTTCTTCTAAGTTTTGTGGTGGCTTCTACGGCTTTGGCTGAAACTCATTACTGCGACGACATCAAACGCGTCGATACTCTTCCTCATTTGAACACCGATCAGTTCAGCCGCTTCATCAAAGACAAAAAGAAAGTGGATCGCATTCTGGTTTCTAAGGATCGCAAGGATCTTTACCTCATTCAAGACGATGTGGTTCTTAAGGCTTACAAAGTGGCGTTCGGTCTTCAACCTAATGGTCACAAACAGTTTGAAGGAGATCAAAAAACTCCTGAAGGCATTTACTATATCGATAGTAAAAATCCACAAAGCGCTTACTACCTAAGCCTTCACGTTTCTTATCCAAACAAAGCCGATACGGAATACGCGCGCTCAAAGGGAAAATCTCCAGGCGGCAATATCATGGTTCACGGTTTTCCAAATCCTGACAGACCGGATTTCTTAAGATTCGTTCAAGGCTTCCATCCATACAATTGGACAGCAGGCTGTATGGCCGTCACAAACGAAGAGATTCGTGAGATTTACTCCGTTGTCGATGTAGGTACTGCGATTGAGATCTGCAAATCTTCAGTTCAGCATCAGCCCCAAGCTCCGGAGGAGAAAAAGGTACCTGGTACCTTGTAG
- the truA gene encoding tRNA pseudouridine(38-40) synthase TruA — MTTKVRFTVAYDGTGFCGWQKQKQEDQISVAHVIEKALEKVFNEKITLFASGRTDAGVHALNQVCHFSTHRKIDPAKKWDICWALNSHLPPSIVVKRAWIAPEEFHATLSATHKTYRYLILNRPRPSAHMNRYADWVRKDVSLEHLQVSSKFLLGNHDFKSFQSVGTPIKDTVREIFQADWKWRRPDVLQFDITGDGFLKQMVRNIVGTSLMLERKGENPSKMAEIINAMDRRQAGPPAPAQGLYLMRVYYPQDLDNRCIEL; from the coding sequence ATGACTACAAAAGTGCGCTTTACCGTCGCCTATGACGGGACCGGGTTCTGCGGCTGGCAGAAACAAAAACAAGAAGACCAAATTTCAGTGGCTCACGTGATCGAGAAGGCTTTAGAGAAAGTCTTTAACGAAAAGATCACGCTTTTTGCCTCGGGTCGCACGGACGCCGGGGTTCATGCGCTAAACCAAGTCTGCCACTTTTCTACGCATCGCAAGATTGATCCCGCTAAGAAATGGGACATTTGTTGGGCCCTGAACTCTCATCTGCCTCCTTCTATTGTCGTGAAAAGGGCATGGATTGCTCCCGAAGAGTTTCATGCAACCCTGTCGGCGACTCACAAGACTTACCGTTATTTGATTCTGAACCGCCCTCGTCCCAGCGCCCACATGAACCGCTATGCCGATTGGGTTCGTAAGGACGTGAGCCTTGAGCATCTGCAGGTGAGTTCTAAATTTCTCTTGGGAAATCATGACTTTAAGAGCTTTCAATCGGTCGGTACGCCTATTAAAGACACGGTCCGCGAGATCTTCCAGGCCGACTGGAAATGGCGTCGTCCCGATGTTTTGCAGTTCGATATCACCGGAGATGGCTTTTTAAAGCAAATGGTTCGCAATATCGTGGGAACGTCGTTAATGCTGGAGCGTAAAGGCGAAAACCCTAGTAAAATGGCAGAGATAATCAATGCCATGGATCGCCGTCAGGCCGGTCCTCCGGCGCCCGCGCAGGGTCTTTATTTGATGAGAGTTTATTATCCTCAGGACCTTGACAACCGGTGTATAGAACTTTAA
- the rplM gene encoding 50S ribosomal protein L13, with translation MKTFNAKADEVERKWWIVDAADQKVGRVATTVANILRGKNKPIYTPNVDTGDFVVVINTDKMELSGTKWDDKKYFRHSRFFGSLKEMTAAQAKEKDSTFIMHEAVRGMLPTNKLSRHVIMKLKAYTGAEHPHAAQKPALYTLPTKK, from the coding sequence ATGAAAACTTTCAATGCAAAAGCAGATGAAGTTGAAAGAAAATGGTGGATCGTTGATGCCGCTGACCAAAAAGTGGGTCGTGTAGCTACAACTGTTGCTAACATTCTTCGTGGTAAAAACAAGCCTATCTATACTCCAAACGTTGATACTGGTGACTTTGTTGTCGTTATTAACACGGACAAAATGGAGCTTTCTGGAACTAAATGGGATGACAAGAAGTACTTCCGTCACTCTCGTTTCTTCGGTTCTTTGAAAGAGATGACTGCAGCTCAAGCAAAAGAGAAAGATTCTACTTTCATCATGCACGAAGCTGTGCGCGGAATGCTTCCTACAAACAAGCTTTCTCGTCACGTTATCATGAAATTGAAGGCGTACACTGGTGCTGAGCATCCTCATGCTGCTCAAAAGCCAGCTCTTTACACACTTCCTACTAAGAAGTAA
- the rpsI gene encoding 30S ribosomal protein S9, whose protein sequence is MAAADKFYYATGRRKTSSARVFLKPGKGTITINGKKSDDYLSRMQSRMVIVQPLDLLGQLGKFDAKITVSGGGESGQAGAIRLGITRALIAFNAEFKGTLKKAGFVMRDPRMVERKKYGKAGARRRFQYSKR, encoded by the coding sequence ATGGCAGCAGCAGATAAATTCTATTATGCAACTGGAAGAAGAAAAACGAGCTCAGCGCGCGTTTTCTTGAAGCCTGGTAAAGGCACAATCACAATCAACGGAAAAAAATCTGATGATTATTTGAGCCGTATGCAATCACGCATGGTGATCGTACAGCCTCTTGATCTATTGGGCCAACTTGGCAAGTTCGACGCTAAAATCACTGTTTCAGGTGGTGGTGAGTCTGGACAAGCTGGTGCAATCCGTTTGGGTATCACTCGTGCATTGATCGCATTCAACGCTGAATTCAAAGGTACTTTGAAGAAAGCTGGATTCGTTATGCGTGATCCTCGTATGGTTGAGCGTAAAAAATACGGTAAAGCCGGCGCTCGTCGTAGATTCCAATACTCTAAACGTTAA
- a CDS encoding DUF3373 family protein codes for MKVIFVFTFILSSICLAQEPAVMTSVAPAKSVEQRLAELEANQTLNYFSFSGTLVSSYNDIAVKETYPVAKDHKGLDYWHLRFSLNADAEVSPQIKVYSRTTATKFFNRWREQGSDGVFNDDLDVAYGNTGSAIYLERAYVDLSPAQSAWTLSVGRLPTVHGSPTNYWDIRPRQGTYPLMNYNSPLDGAALTYRLDSQLSEGNQWALRALYTPFSDVNGGRAGANDENLNPPKSDTNAGVPTGTSLNTLIDLVALQSDYSSKNISFTEELGFILQAYQFSNLPFSSGAGTSNLSITSRAATASVEMLGIDRGNFDISLNYTFNQTESDGFFNGPGTGFGTTKNSDTLNGHVALISLRYRKDQWATGYEWLEGSKNSLYFSSADEDLTRFYRTNGVGHHFYFTKKWMDFATVRAGFRWQQFSNLPTFIGPVVSSDREVKTLYLSLRTDF; via the coding sequence GTGAAAGTTATCTTTGTTTTCACTTTCATTCTTAGCAGTATTTGCCTGGCGCAAGAGCCAGCGGTGATGACGTCTGTCGCGCCTGCGAAAAGTGTTGAACAAAGACTTGCGGAACTCGAAGCCAATCAAACTCTGAACTACTTTTCTTTCAGTGGAACTCTGGTGAGTTCCTACAATGATATCGCCGTTAAAGAAACCTATCCCGTCGCGAAAGATCACAAGGGTTTGGACTATTGGCATTTGCGTTTTTCTTTGAATGCGGATGCAGAGGTCAGTCCGCAGATCAAAGTTTACTCGCGCACGACGGCGACAAAGTTTTTCAATCGTTGGAGAGAGCAAGGATCTGACGGTGTATTCAATGATGACTTGGATGTTGCCTACGGGAATACGGGGTCTGCGATTTATCTTGAGCGTGCGTATGTGGATTTATCTCCGGCGCAAAGTGCTTGGACGTTATCGGTAGGTCGTCTTCCCACGGTGCATGGCTCTCCGACAAATTATTGGGATATACGACCACGTCAGGGGACTTATCCTTTAATGAATTACAACTCTCCTTTGGATGGCGCGGCTTTGACCTATCGCCTGGATTCGCAATTGTCTGAGGGGAATCAGTGGGCGCTGCGTGCTCTATACACGCCTTTTAGTGATGTGAACGGCGGACGAGCAGGGGCGAATGATGAAAATCTCAATCCTCCTAAATCTGACACCAATGCGGGAGTTCCGACGGGAACTTCTTTAAACACGTTGATTGATTTGGTGGCGCTGCAGTCGGATTACTCTTCAAAAAATATATCTTTTACGGAAGAGCTTGGATTTATTCTGCAGGCCTATCAGTTTTCTAATCTGCCGTTTTCATCAGGTGCGGGCACTTCCAATTTAAGTATCACTTCTCGTGCAGCCACAGCCTCTGTGGAGATGTTAGGAATTGATCGTGGAAATTTTGATATTTCTTTAAACTACACTTTCAATCAAACAGAGAGCGACGGTTTTTTCAACGGACCGGGCACTGGTTTTGGAACGACGAAAAATTCCGACACGCTCAATGGACATGTTGCCTTGATTTCTTTGCGTTATAGAAAAGATCAGTGGGCAACAGGTTATGAGTGGTTAGAGGGTTCTAAGAATTCCCTCTATTTTTCTTCGGCCGATGAAGACTTGACGCGCTTTTATCGCACCAATGGAGTTGGTCATCACTTTTATTTCACGAAAAAATGGATGGACTTTGCAACGGTCCGTGCGGGATTTCGCTGGCAGCAGTTTTCAAATTTACCGACCTTCATTGGTCCGGTTGTGTCTTCTGATCGCGAAGTGAAAACTTTGTACCTCAGTTTAAGGACGGATTTCTAA
- a CDS encoding hybrid sensor histidine kinase/response regulator: protein MTTLILLLVIGVYGTHLFISEQRAIRERMEPALSREVDRLNTDIFILEANVQKLKSMVDLFEAMPASARVEKFRNFAASTIAPHSTQFNAYFALAPQLAKKYFGKSSYVYVVHRDYSLFANPKYNDPHYFVSEQFPEPGYYTDPEAQWWAMNDGHPGVNFSDFYFDKGYMEKVMFSTTMGIYSDGKLEGVVGIDTLASDIAHRLGSFRLGDTGGVIIVDSHGRPVLPLIARDLPLVGYKYLRAFTKDEFRRMPTIVQKIFNIQGQKLQDFPGADGKTYLTYSKPLKGRPWHMIIYQEKTEAYSGLYFRLVFFGFVALTAYFFLTLMVWLTGKYVVTQDKSVLEELRESRDKAEAATKAKSLFLSTMSHEIRTPLNAMLGSAELLEETPLNGEQKDLLGALRSAGDTLLSMLNNILDFSKFEYGRMQLESREFLLSDLIREVEALVSTAILRKALQFHFNGPEQDRWIVGDSLRLKQVLMNLLGNAVKFTDRGTIELTVKPFPGNDADHEYFLFEVKDTGIGIAQENMQKIFDEFGQEDSSVTRRFGGTGLGLSISKKVVQLMGGELHCESQQYLGSKFYFSILMKSRKAEPWNVRWTTRIAAPPVQQPAREAGVMVRRVLIVDDMDENHMLLKAYMKKLEFVIVDSVYGGYECLEMWERNHYDLIFMDVQMPRISGLDTIRKLRDLERMQNRTRTPVIVISANSFMEDIEKSLNAGADEHCGKPVRKQTVVELVQKYCLPQGETAPANS, encoded by the coding sequence GTGACAACTCTGATTCTCCTTTTGGTGATAGGAGTGTACGGCACGCATTTGTTTATTTCCGAACAAAGAGCTATCCGCGAGCGCATGGAGCCCGCACTTTCTCGCGAAGTCGATCGTCTTAATACGGATATTTTTATTCTTGAGGCGAACGTTCAAAAATTAAAAAGCATGGTGGATCTTTTCGAAGCTATGCCCGCGTCGGCCCGTGTAGAAAAGTTTAGAAACTTCGCCGCTTCAACGATAGCCCCACACTCAACGCAGTTTAACGCGTACTTTGCTTTGGCTCCGCAACTGGCCAAAAAATATTTTGGCAAAAGTTCTTACGTCTATGTGGTGCATAGGGATTACTCTCTCTTTGCGAATCCGAAATACAATGACCCTCATTATTTCGTTTCTGAACAGTTTCCTGAGCCTGGTTATTACACGGATCCCGAGGCGCAATGGTGGGCTATGAACGATGGCCACCCGGGAGTGAATTTTTCGGATTTTTATTTCGACAAAGGCTACATGGAAAAAGTCATGTTTAGCACAACCATGGGGATCTATTCCGATGGAAAACTTGAGGGCGTTGTCGGGATTGATACCTTGGCCAGCGATATCGCGCACCGTCTGGGTTCATTCCGTTTAGGTGACACCGGTGGAGTTATTATCGTCGATAGTCACGGTCGTCCGGTGCTGCCACTGATTGCTCGTGATCTTCCTTTGGTGGGATACAAATATCTTCGGGCATTCACGAAAGATGAATTCCGCCGTATGCCGACAATTGTGCAAAAAATATTTAATATTCAGGGACAGAAACTTCAGGATTTTCCCGGAGCCGATGGAAAGACTTATCTCACTTATTCAAAACCTCTTAAGGGACGTCCTTGGCATATGATTATCTACCAGGAAAAAACGGAAGCCTATTCCGGCTTGTATTTCCGTTTGGTGTTCTTTGGTTTTGTGGCTTTGACGGCGTATTTCTTTTTAACGCTGATGGTGTGGCTCACAGGCAAATATGTCGTGACTCAGGATAAATCGGTTCTAGAAGAACTTCGTGAGTCTCGCGATAAAGCTGAAGCGGCAACCAAAGCAAAGTCCTTGTTCTTATCGACAATGAGCCATGAGATCCGCACGCCGCTAAATGCGATGTTGGGATCAGCAGAATTACTGGAAGAAACTCCTCTTAACGGTGAACAAAAAGATCTTCTGGGCGCTTTAAGAAGTGCCGGCGATACTTTGTTAAGCATGCTCAATAATATCTTGGATTTTTCAAAATTCGAATACGGTCGGATGCAATTGGAAAGTCGTGAGTTTTTGCTCAGTGATTTAATTCGTGAAGTAGAGGCGTTAGTTTCAACTGCGATTCTGCGCAAAGCTTTGCAATTTCATTTTAATGGACCAGAACAAGATCGTTGGATTGTTGGCGACTCTTTGCGCTTAAAACAAGTGCTGATGAATCTTTTGGGTAATGCCGTGAAGTTCACAGATCGGGGCACCATTGAACTTACAGTGAAGCCTTTTCCGGGGAACGATGCAGATCATGAATATTTTCTTTTCGAGGTGAAAGATACGGGGATTGGTATCGCTCAAGAAAATATGCAAAAGATCTTTGATGAGTTTGGGCAAGAGGACTCTTCGGTGACTCGCCGTTTTGGTGGCACGGGTTTAGGCTTAAGCATTTCCAAGAAAGTCGTGCAACTGATGGGCGGGGAGTTGCACTGTGAAAGTCAGCAATATCTAGGATCGAAGTTTTATTTTTCAATCCTTATGAAAAGCCGTAAAGCAGAGCCCTGGAATGTGCGTTGGACCACGCGAATTGCGGCGCCTCCTGTGCAGCAGCCGGCCCGTGAAGCCGGGGTGATGGTTCGCCGTGTTTTGATTGTCGATGACATGGATGAAAATCACATGCTCTTAAAGGCCTATATGAAAAAGCTTGAGTTCGTGATCGTGGATTCTGTGTATGGCGGTTATGAGTGCTTGGAAATGTGGGAACGCAATCACTATGATTTGATTTTCATGGATGTCCAAATGCCGCGCATTTCGGGCCTTGATACCATTCGCAAGCTTCGCGATTTGGAACGCATGCAGAATCGAACGCGAACACCGGTGATTGTGATCTCGGCGAATAGTTTTATGGAAGATATTGAGAAAAGTCTCAATGCCGGAGCCGATGAACACTGTGGCAAGCCCGTGCGCAAGCAAACGGTGGTGGAGCTTGTTCAAAAATACTGTCTTCCTCAAGGTGAGACAGCTCCTGCAAACTCTTAA
- a CDS encoding LysR family transcriptional regulator: protein MRNFVEMALCETIVQCANKLEISQPALSESLKRLEHDLGCTLFYRSRSGIQLTPTGKIMLNKAQTALRALSDLDIATDKENIFAGRTIIIGCHATVAQYSIPKALKHLKSVAPDYKIELRHDLSRNIQSEIQKGTIDVGIVINPVRVPDLVITPIATDVVGVWAHKSSKNLDTIICNPDLFQTQSILKKWKDKPRNIISTESLELICRLVNEEIGFGILPERAVHLFSGPLKQLEKLPVYKDEIALVYRPEFGKVPSERLTIEALGKGLMNS, encoded by the coding sequence TGTGAAACCATTGTTCAATGCGCAAATAAGCTGGAAATCAGTCAGCCAGCCCTGTCAGAGAGCCTTAAACGCTTGGAGCATGATCTTGGTTGCACGCTATTTTACAGATCAAGAAGCGGCATCCAACTTACGCCGACAGGAAAAATAATGTTAAACAAGGCGCAGACAGCCCTGCGTGCTTTGTCAGATTTGGATATTGCGACAGACAAAGAAAATATATTCGCAGGCAGGACAATCATTATCGGCTGTCATGCCACAGTTGCCCAATACTCAATACCGAAAGCTTTAAAACATTTAAAGTCTGTGGCTCCTGATTACAAGATTGAGCTGAGACATGACCTTTCACGCAACATCCAATCCGAGATTCAAAAAGGGACCATTGATGTAGGGATTGTCATAAATCCTGTCCGTGTCCCTGATCTGGTTATTACTCCGATTGCAACAGACGTGGTTGGAGTGTGGGCTCATAAGAGTTCAAAAAATCTGGACACTATTATTTGCAATCCAGATCTCTTTCAAACGCAATCCATTTTAAAGAAATGGAAAGATAAACCTCGCAATATCATTTCAACAGAAAGCTTGGAGCTTATTTGCAGACTTGTTAATGAAGAAATTGGATTTGGTATTCTACCGGAAAGAGCCGTTCATTTATTTTCAGGACCGCTAAAACAGCTTGAGAAATTACCGGTCTATAAAGACGAAATTGCCCTCGTGTACAGACCGGAATTTGGAAAAGTTCCTTCGGAACGTCTTACTATTGAAGCCTTAGGAAAAGGCTTGATGAATTCGTGA